A genomic segment from Gossypium hirsutum isolate 1008001.06 chromosome D04, Gossypium_hirsutum_v2.1, whole genome shotgun sequence encodes:
- the LOC107941672 gene encoding vacuolar protein sorting-associated protein 24 homolog 1, whose protein sequence is MDKFKNMLKPKPNPQQLLRDWQRKLRQECRNIERQIRDVQREEKSVQKAIREAAKRNDMGSAKALAKEIVMSRKAVNRLYENKAQLNSISMHLGESVAIARTVGHLSKSAEVMKLVNNLMKAPQMATTMQEFSKEMTKAGVIEEIVNDAVGTALDSEDIEEETEEEVNKVLSEIAGETAARLPEAVRKERARVPTQRETTSHQEEAIAEGADDEEELEEIRARLARVRS, encoded by the exons ATGGATAAATTTAAGAATATGTTGAAACCCAAGCCGAACCCACAGCAATTACTAAGAGATTGGCAAAGAAAGCTTCGTCAAGAGTGTCGTAACATTGAACGCCAAATCAGAG ATGTTCAGAGAGAGGAGAAAAGTGTACAAAAAGCAATTAGAGAAGCTGCCAAGAGAAATGACATGGGGTCTGCTAAG GCACTTGCAAAAGAAATTGTAATGTCAAGAAAAGCTGTGAACCGTCTATATGAGAATAAGGCACAGCTTAATTCAATATCCATGCACCTCGGAGAAAGTGTTG CAATTGCTCGTACTGTCGGTCATCTTTCCAAGAGTGCTGAAGTCATGAAACTTGTAAACAACCTCATGAAAGCTCCACAAATGGCTACCACAATGCAAGAATTTAGCAAAGAAATGACCAAG GCTGGGGTGATTGAAGAAATAGTAAATGATGCTGTTGGCACGGCATTGGATTCAGAAGATATAGAAGAAGAGACAGAAGAAGAAGTCAATAAGGTTCTTTCGGAAATAGCTGGTGAAACTGCTGCACGGCTTCCTGAAGCTGTTCGGAAGGAAAGAGCGAGGGTACCTACCCAAAGAGAAACCACTTCACATCAA GAAGAAGCGATTGCAGAGGGTGCAGATGATGAGGAAGAGTTGGAAGAGATAAGGGCGCGACTCGCTCGAGTTAGATCGTAA
- the LOC107941679 gene encoding serine carboxypeptidase-like, with translation MAKLKSLSLIFFSHLFLVSSSAAVFPVLDDLRFAGSSFPSVQAKKLIRELNLFPKEEVNLVDRGRVSLPQDSKLVEKRFKFPGLEALGGVSVDDLSHHAGYYKLPNSYDARMFYFFFESRSNKEDPVVIWLTGGPGCSSELALFYENGPFSISDNMSLVWNEFGWDKVSNLLYVDQPVGTGFSYSSDRRDIRHNEDEVSNDLYDFLQAFFAEHPEFAKNDFYITGESYAGHYIPAFAARLHRGNKAKDGIHINLKGFAIGNGLTDPAIQYKAYPDYALDMGLIKKSDYSLINKLVPVCEFAIKLCGTDGTVSCMASYFVCNTIFASIIARAGGINYYDIRKKCEGSLCYDFSNMETFLNKKSVRDALGVGNIEFVSCSPTVYQAMLVDWMRNLEVGIPALLEDGIKLLVYAGEYDLICNWLGNSRWVHAMQWSGRKEFVASPEVPFVVDGSEAGVLKTHGPLGFLKVHDAGHMVPMDQPKAALEMLKRWTKGSLAEGGKAEKLFAEM, from the exons ATGGCGAAACTGAAATCTCTAAGTCTAATATTCTTTTCCCATCTCTTTCTGGTTTCCTCTTCCGCCGCCGTATTCCCTGTCTTAGACGACCTACGTTTTGCCGGGTCGAGTTTTCCGTCGGTGCAAGCAAAGAAATTGATAAGGGAGTTGAATTTGTTTCCTAAAGAGGAAGTTAACCTGGTCGATCGAGGCCGAGTTTCGTTACCCCAGGATTCGAAGCTGGTGGAAAAGCGGTTCAAGTTCCCCGGTTTGGAAGCCCTTGGTGGGGTTTCTGTTGACGATTTGAGTCATCATGCTGGCTATTACAAGCTTCCTAATTCTTATGATGCcag AATGTTCTATTTCTTCTTTGAATCACGCAGTAACAAAGAGGACCCTGTTGTAATCTGGTTGACTGGAGGTCCAGGTTGCAGTAGTGAACTGgctttattttatgaaaatggcCCTTTCTCCATTTCTGATAACATGTCTCTTGTCTGGAATGAGTTTGGTTGGGACAAG GTGTCAAACCTTCTATATGTAGACCAGCCTGTTGGTACTGGCTTTAGTTATAGCTCTGACCGAAGGGACATTCGTCATAATGAAGACGAAGTTAGCAATGACCTTTATGACTTTTTACAG GCATTCTTTGCTGAACACCCTGAGTTTGCCAAGAATGACTTTTATATAACTGGAGAATCGTATGCTGGGCACTACATTCCAGCTTTTGCTGCCCGACTCCACCGAGGAAACAAAGCTAAAGATGGAATTCATATAAACCTGAAG GGATTTGCTATTGGAAATGGCCTGACTGACCCTGCAATCCAGTATAAAGCTTACCCCGATTATGCTTTAGACATGGGGTTAATTAAGAAGTCTGACTATAGTTTAATCAACAAGCTGGTTCCAGTTTGTGAATTTGCAATAAAGCTTTGTG GCACTGATGGTACAGTCTCTTGCATGGCTTCCTATTTTGTCTGCAATACCATTTTCGCTAGCATCATAGCACGTGCTGGTGGTATAAAT TACTATGATATTAGAAAGAAATGTGAGGGGAGTCTTTGCTATGACTTCTCAAACATGGAGACATTTCTGAACAAGAAATCTGTTAGGGATGCTCTTGGTGTTGGGAATATAGAATTCGTTTCCTGCAGCCCTACAGTGTATCAGGCCATGCTGGTTGACTGGATGCGGAATCTTGAAGTTGGCATTCCTGCTCTCCTTGAGGACGGAATCAAGCTTCTTGTCTATGCTGGTGAATATGATCTTATCTGCAACTGGCTCG GCAATTCAAGATGGGTTCATGCAATGCAATGGTCTGGTCGAAAAGAATTTGTAGCATCGCCAGAGGTTCCATTTGTGGTTGATGGCTCGGAAGCAGGAGTCTTGAAAACTCATGGACCTCTTGGTTTTCTTAAG GTTCATGATGCTGGTCACATGGTGCCTATGGACCAGCCCAAGGCAGCCTTAGAAATGCTGAAAAGATGGACCAAGGGTTCACTAGCTGAAGGTGGTAAGGCAGAGAAACTGTTTGCtgaaatgtga
- the LOC107941678 gene encoding uncharacterized protein, which yields RDRIYEIVLIIGSIINMDLREDSVRLESLQATSRNMSSSSAFFSANQSPFFSPRSSTCQLSESTRSDAQCNSINFSADPPSSSSGIQVPECLADVGFSGFQKFDHVPSTTLVASGIRSSYDHMGDNGYNIPIAKHRKHMRNHDMSFSPVPISLSSNRRRSYDVYIGLHGRKPSLIRFTNWLRAELEVQGMTCFVSDRARFRNSRKHELRERAMDVSSFGVVILTRKSLRNPYTIEELRFFSSKKNLVPIYFDLRPGDCLVRDIVEKRGELWEKHGGDLWVLYGGLEKEWKEAVNGLVRVDEWKLEAQDGNWRDCILQAVTVLAMKLGRRSVLERLTKWRDMVDKEEFLFPQNENFIGRKKELSELEFILFGDITGESERDYFELKARSKRKNLTVGWSKSSSAEERHRASGSRKGKEPVIWKESEKEIEMQSFERQHYQRPKGGQSSRRKRSKKTVYGKGVACVTGDSGIGKTELLLEFAYRFHQRYKMVLWIGGESQYIRQNYLNLRSFLEVDVGVGNSIDKSRINSFEEQEEAAISRVRKELMRNIPFLVVIDNLESEKDWWDQKLVMDLLPRFGGETHILISTRLPCVMNLEPLKLSYLSGVEAMSLMQGSIKDYPIADIDALRIIEEKVGRLTLALAIVGSMLSELPINPSRLLDTINRMPSRDILWSGREVHLLRKNTFLLQLFEVCFSIFDHADGPGSLATRMVLVSGWFAPAAIPISLLSLAAHKVPKKHNGTQFWRKLLHSLTCGFSSSYSKRSEVEASSMLLRFNLARSSTKEGYFHFNELIKVYARKRGVTGAANAMVQAVASRGSLSLHSEHVWAACFLLFGFGNNPKVVELRVSELLCLVKQVILPLAIWTFVTFSRCGAALELLRVCTDALEAADQAFLTPVEKWLDKSLCWKPIQTNAQLNPYLWEELALSRATVLETRAKLMLRGGQFDIGDDLIRKAIFIRTSICGEDHPDTIAARETLSKLTRLLANVETHTSS from the coding sequence CGTGATCGCATTTATGAGATCGTTTTAATAATAGGAAGTATCATAAATATGGATCTCCGAGAAGATAGCGTAAGGTTGGAGTCCCTGCAAGCAACCTCTAGAAATATGTCATCATCGTCAGCATTCTTTTCTGCGAATCAATCACCATTCTTCTCTCCAAGATCATCAACGTGTCAATTGTCCGAATCGACAAGGTCTGATGCTCAATGTAACAGTATTAATTTCAGTGCTGATCCTCCAAGTTCCAGTTCTGGAATCCAGGTTCCAGAATGCCTTGCAGATGTCGGATTTTCTGGCTTCCAGAAATTTGATCACGTGCCATCTACAACTCTTGTTGCGAGTGGCATACGATCTAGTTATGATCatatgggtgacaatggttataACATCCCTATAGCGAAGCACAGAAAGCATATGAGAAACCATGATATGTCATTTTCCCCTGTTCCGATATCATTGTCTTCTAACCGACGGAGGAGCTATGACGTATACATAGGTTTGCATGGCCGCAAACCTTCCTTAATAAGGTTCACGAATTGGCTCCGTGCTGAGCTGGAAGTTCAAGGGATGACTTGCTTTGTATCTGACAGAGCTCGATTCAGGAATTCTCGTAAGCATGAACTTAGGGAAAGGGCAATGGATGTTTCTTCCTTTGGGGTTGTAATTCTAACAAGGAAGTCTTTGAGGAATCCGTATACTATTGAAGAGCTTAGATTTTTTTCAAGCAAGAAAAATTTGGTCCCTATCTATTTTGATTTGAGGCCTGGTGATTGTCTTGTCCGAGATATAGTCGAGAAAAGGGGAGAGCTGTGGGAAAAACATGGTGGTGACTTATGGGTTCTTTATGGAGGATTGGAGAAAGAGTGGAAGGAAGCTGTTAATGGCCTGGTTCGAGTGGATGAATGGAAACTAGAAGCGCAGGACGGTAACTGGAGAGACTGCATATTACAAGCTGTTACTGTTTTGGCGATGAAGTTAGGAAGGCGAAGCGTTTTAGAGCGATTGACAAAGTGGAGAGACATGGTGGACAAAGAGGAATTCCTGTTTCCTCAAAATGAAAACTTTATTGGCAGGAAGAAAGAATTGTCGGAGCTGGAATTTATACTTTTTGGTGATATTACTGGAGAATCAGAAAGGGATTATTTTGAGCTCAAGGCTCGATCAAAGAGAAAGAATTTGACTGTTGGGTGGAGTAAGAGCAGTTCGGCGGAGGAAAGGCACCGGGCGAGTGGCAGCCGGAAGGGTAAAGAACCAGTCATTTGGAAGGAGTCTGAAAAGGAGATTGAGATGCAAAGTTTTGAAAGGCAACACTATCAAAGACCAAAAGGTGGACAGAGTTCACGGAGAAAGAGATCAAAGAAAACTGTATATGGAAAGGGCGTTGCCTGTGTAACTGGGGACTCAGGAATAGGGAAGACTGAGCTTCTTCTGGAATTTGCCTACAGATTTCACCAGAGGTATAAGATGGTTCTATGGATAGGAGGGGAAAGCCAGTATATTAGGCAGAATTATTTAAATCTCCGGTCGTTTCTAGAGGTCGATGTCGGGGTTGGAAATTCCATTGATAAAAGCAGGATTAACAGCTTTGAAGAGCAAGAAGAGGCTGCTATTTCTAGAGTCCGGAAAGAGCTAATGCGAAACATACCTTTTCTGGTGGTGATTGATAATTTAGAGAGTGAAAAGGATTGGTGGGATCAGAAGCTTGTAATGGATCTTCTTCCTCGTTTTGGCGGTGAGACCCACATTTTGATATCCACTCGCCTTCCATGTGTGATGAACTTAGAACCGTTAAAACTTTCGTACTTGTCTGGAGTGGAGGCAATGTCATTAATGCAGGGAAGTATTAAAGACTATCCTATTGCAGACATTGATGCACTTAGGATCATCGAGGAGAAAGTTGGAAGGCTAACTTTGGCCTTGGCAATTGTAGGCTCAATGCTGTCCGAGCTACCCATAAATCCAAGCAGGCTACTAGATACCATCAATAGGATGCCCTCGAGAGACATTTTATGGAGTGGTAGGGAAGTTCATTTATTGAGGAAAAACACTTTCCTGCTGCAACTCTTTGAGGTGTGTTTTTCGATATTCGATCATGCAGATGGACCAGGGAGCCTGGCAACGAGAATGGTCCTGGTGAGTGGTTGGTTTGCACCTGCTGCCATTCCAATTTCCCTGTTATCCTTAGCTGCTCACAAGGTACCCAAGAAACATAACGGAACCCAGTTTTGGAGAAAGTTATTGCATTCCTTGACGTGTGGTTTTTCTTCATCGTACTCAAAGAGATCCGAAGTAGAAGCATCGTCCATGTTATTAAGGTTCAATCTTGCAAGAAGTAGCACCAAGGAAGGTTATTTCCATTTCAATGAGCTCATCAAGGTTTACGCTCGGAAGAGAGGAGTTACCGGAGCTGCTAATGCCATGGTACAAGCTGTTGCTAGTCGCGGATCATTATCCCTCCATTCGGAACATGTATGGGCAGCATGTTTCTTGCTATTTGGATTCGGTAATAACCCTAAGGTCGTTGAGCTCAGGGTGTCAGAACTGTTATGCCTTGTAAAACAAGTGATTTTGCCTCTTGCGATTTGGACGTTCGTTACATTCTCTAGGTGTGGTGCTGCTCTCGAACTCCTCCGGGTATGCACCGATGCTTTGGAGGCAGCAGACCAGGCATTCCTTACCCCGGTTGAGAAATGGTTGGACAAATCACTATGTTGGAAGCCCATCCAAACTAATGCTCAATTGAATCCATATCTGTGGGAGGAGTTGGCATTATCAAGAGCCACCGTGCTAGAAACCAGAGCCAAGTTAATGTTAAGAGGGGGACAATTCGACATCGGAGATGACCTGATTCGGAAAGCTATTTTTATTAGAACTTCAATCTGCGGTGAGGATCATCCGGATACCATAGCTGCTCGTGAAACACTGAGCAAACTTACCCGGCTTCTTGCAAATGTTGAGACTCATACTTCATCATAG
- the LOC107941674 gene encoding protein phosphatase 1 regulatory subunit INH3: protein MVRPTAIGTTNRSSSAMSSMTTTVTIENTSGASSSSSQPQEALVLELRPRKKKVTWKEGTVDNEFMNKKSSKICCIYHKEKPFDEDDSDDDGHDHHHHHHPSNGHDSSKDGCRPSSSSSSSSSA from the coding sequence ATGGTTCGACCGACGGCGATAGGCACCACGAACAGATCGTCATCAGCGATGTCCTCCATGACAACCACCGTGACGATCGAGAACACCTCGGGCGCGTCCTCCTCGTCGTCGCAGCCTCAAGAAGCCCTCGTCCTCGAACTCCGCCCTAGGAAGAAGAAAGTTACGTGGAAAGAAGGCACCGTGGACAACGAATTCATGAACAAGAAGAGTTCCAAGATCTGTTGTATTTACCATAAAGAAAAGCCCTTCGACGAAGACGACAGTGATGACGACGGACatgatcatcatcatcaccatcatccgTCCAACGGACATGATTCCTCCAAGGATGGCTGCAGGCCCAGCAGCAGCTCCAGCTCCAGCTCCAGCGCCTGA